In Erigeron canadensis isolate Cc75 chromosome 1, C_canadensis_v1, whole genome shotgun sequence, a single window of DNA contains:
- the LOC122606323 gene encoding neurofilament medium polypeptide-like, giving the protein MFVLKLSKKVHQKKKKGSSSKKLKRKAPVEPSSPTSSEETIFVSGSPSPIRSPPPKTTTLRSSSLPKTPSPQRPSSPSSPKSPQIPQTPIHQSSPLLEIISPVPPTMEQTQPQTNVSQIHSSSSFPRSPPPTYFQGRMKSIPVNIRKTFKRSRFEYDRFQKTEQEDANDSSVDESDSDDANMMEAESSQLSQDQTSASHSEVSQQTDVSFLHEQNPRTPFHSPSESVNVETQETSAPLLNLL; this is encoded by the exons ATGTTTGTTTTaaagttgagtaagaaagtgcatcaaaagaagaagaaggggagtTCATCGAAGAAACTCAAGAGAAAAGCTCCagttgaaccttcttctcctACATCTTCTGAGGAGACAATTTTTGTGTCTGGGTCTCCAAGCCCAATtcgatcaccacctcctaaaacAACTACTTTGAGATCATCATCATTACCCAAAACACCATCTCCACAAAGACCGTCATCTCCATCTTCACCAAAATCACCTCAAATACCTCAAACACCTATTCATCAATCTTCGCCACTtctagaaatcatttcacctgTACCACCAACAATGGAACAAACTCAACCTCAAACCAATGTATCGCAAAtccattcatcatcatcatttcctcgATCTCCTCCACCTACATATTTTCAAGGCCGAATGAAATCAATTCCTGTTAATATCCGCAAAACATTCAAGAGATCTCGATTTGAATATGATCGATTTCAAAAAACTGAACAAGAAGATGCAAATGATTCGAGTGTTGATGAATCAGATTCTGATGATGCAAATAT GATGGAAGccgagagctcccaactctcgcAAGATCAAACCTCCGcaagccattcggaagtctctcaacagactgacgtctcatttttGCATgagcaaaatccacgtactccattccattctccttcTGAGTCTGTAAATGTTGAAACACAAGAGACATCTGCTCCTCTCTTGAACTTATTGTGA
- the LOC122584269 gene encoding GPI-anchored protein LLG1-like codes for MRKKIVISFLFLFCFFISSTCFSSPLLISDGVFFSSSADSFYSSFGRALLEKKKACPEDFKNMNYTVITSQCKEPYDNKTCCDAFKHFTCPYVSELNDDEYDCADTLYKYLRRNFTQGFFAKACNSSRTAVGVECPDTANPPEAGRKSGNDSNNSRNIRSPSLLLTLAMGFIIF; via the exons atgaggaagaagataGTTATCTCATTTCTGTTCCTATTCTGCTTCTTTATCTCTTCTACATGTTTTTCATCCCCGCTTTTAATTTcag ATGGTGTATTTTTCAGCAGCAGCGCTGATTCTTTTTATTCTTCATTTGGACGCGCTCTtcttgagaaaaaaaaag CTTGCCCAGAGGACTTCAAAAACATGAATTACACAGTCATAACCAGCCAATGCAAAGAACCATACGACAATAAAACATGTTGTGATGCTTTTAAACACTTCACTTGCCCTTACGTCTCGGAATTGAACGATGATGAATATGATTGTGCGGATACACTGTACAAGTACCTCCGTAGAAACTTTACACAAGGGTTTTTTGCTAAAGCATGTAACTCATCCCGAACTGCAGTTGGGGTCGAATGCCCTGATACAGCAAATCCACCAGAAGCAGGAAGAAAAAGCGGGAATGATTCTAACAACAGCCGTAACATCCGCAGCCCGTCTCTGTTGTTAACATTAGCTATGGGATTTATAATATTCTGA